A section of the Meles meles chromosome 8, mMelMel3.1 paternal haplotype, whole genome shotgun sequence genome encodes:
- the LOC123949709 gene encoding olfactory receptor 51G2-like: protein MSVFNSSALYPHFLLTGFSGLESRYSLISIPIFLVYATSISGNIIILFIIITEPSLHQPMYYFLSMLALTDLGLSTTTLPTMFSIFWFHAREISFNACLVQMYFIHVFSIIESAVLLAMAFDRLVAIREPLRYVALLTNGVIIGIGLTIAGRALALVFPASFLLKRLQYHPVNILSYPFCLHQDLIKTTVSSRRVSSIYGLMVVICSMGLDSVLLLLSYILILGTVLSIASKTERVKALNTCISHICAVLTFYIPMIGLSMIRRYGQNASPIVHVLMANVYLLVPPLMNPIVYSVKTKQIRDRILRKFKQQKV, encoded by the coding sequence ATGTCTGTCTTCAACAGCTCTGCCTTGTATCCTCACTTCCTCCTGACAGGCTTCTCAGGCCTTGAAAGCAGATATAGCTTGATTTCCATCCCCATATTTTTGGTTTATGCCACCTCGATTTCAGGAAACATTATCATTCTGTTTATCATCATAACTGAGCCTTCCCTCCACCAACCAATGTACTACTTTCTGTCAATGCTGGCACTTACTGACCTGGGCCTATCCACTACTACCTTGCCTACGATGTTCAGCATCTTCTGGTTCCATGCCCGGGAGATCTCCTTTAATGCTTGCCTGGTCCAGATGTACTTCATTCATGTTTTCTCAATTATTGAGTCAGCTGTGTTGTTGGCCATGGCCTTTGACCGCTTGGTAGCAATCCGAGAGCCCCTGCGCTATGTGGCCCTTCTAACCAATGGTGTAATCATTGGAATTGGGTTGACAATTGCTGGAAGGGCCTTGGCTCTGGTCTTTCCAGCTTCCTTCCTCCTAAAGAGGCTTCAATATCATCCTGTCAATATTCTCTCCTACCCATTCTGCCTACACCAAGACCTCATAAAGACAACTGTATCCAGCCGTCGAGTGAGCAGCATCTATGGCCTCATGGTGGTCATTTGCTCCATGGGACTTGATTCAGTGCTTCTTCTCCTCTCCTATATCCTCATCCTTGGCACAGTATTGAGTATAGCCTCCAAGACAGAGAGGGTGAAAGCCCTCAACACCTGCATCTCCCACATCTGTGCTGTGCTCACTTTCTATATACCAATGATTGGGCTCTCTATGATCCGTCGCTATGGGCAGAATGCTTCCCCAATTGTCCATGTGCTCATGGCCAATGTCTACTTGCTGGTCCCACCCCTAATGAACCCCATTGTCTACAGTGTCAAGACCAAGCAGATTCGTGATAGAATCCTCCGGAAATTCAAGCAACAGAAAGTTTAA